The following nucleotide sequence is from Phycisphaerae bacterium.
GGATCGGAAGAAGGGGTGCCTCGTTGTCTCCCGCGTCGACAAAGGGGGAGTCAGCGCGAAGGTGTAAATTATCGTCCGACGTACCGTATTCGTGGTCATGGCCATCGGCGTCGACGAAGCGGGGATCGAGGCCAAAACACGAGGTGCTCTCGAAAAAACCGGACCAGCCTTGGATACAAGAGTAGGCTAGTCTGACGACTCGGGTGTCTTCAAAGTAGATTTGGGCGGTTTCGGACTTACCATAAGCGTCAAAGTTGTCCCACAGAATGGAGTTTGTGAGGCTCATGACATGGTATGTTCCATAGCCACCTCTATAGATTCCGGCACCGACCGTGGCGTGGTTAGCAATGAAAGTGCAGTTTACGACTGAAGGCTCGCATAACCAGATTTCGAAATGAGCGCCACCCCCCGTTTCGGCGCCGTTTGCGATAAGGGCGCAGTTCTTCAACGTAAGATCGTGGTATTCAGGCGCGAAGACGCCTCCCCCGTTGATAGCATCGTTGGAAACAAATCGACAACCCGAGATGTCGATCACGGCTCCGACGAAGAGGCCGCCGCCCTGAAGCGCTGAATTGTATTCGAAAAGACAGCCTTCGATGGACGTGGGCCACATGCTAACGAATCCCCCGCCGGAAAAGGCGAAGTTTTTTCGAAAAACACAGTTAACCACTTTGGCATCGCCGCTCTCGAGATACATCCCACCGCCGTAGCTGTGGGGCCAAGAGCTAGAGCTATTGGCGTTTCCCGCCGTGACCGCAAAGCCATCCATCCTGGCAGATCCGGCGGCGCACGCCGCAGTGACTACGTGAAAACAGTTCTCCCCGTTGTTTTCGCCCGCGAGGCCGTCGTCGCCCATCAGGTCGCCACTTAGGATGGTCTCATTGGCGGTTGGATCACGTTGATCAAGCCGGTCTTCCCAACCTGCAAAGCCGCCGTACATGGCAACCCCACTGACCAAACGAAAGCTCGTTGCGCGATCGCCAGCGGGCGGCGCTGGTCGGTAAATGCCTTGTGTTACCCATATTTCCTCGATGTTCCCTCCGGGCCGCGCGGCGTTCGCGAGCGCTTCTTGGAGGTCGATGTACGCGTCGGTCCAACTGGTTCCGATGTTCGCGCCCGTAGCGCCGGCCGCCACATAAAGGCGGGTGACCTGACATTCGTCGGGAATCATGTTCCCGTCTACGTCTTGACTCGTGCCGTTGGCGATGTCGCATTCGTCCGGAAGGCCGGACAAGTTGCAGTCCAGCTCGCAGGCATCGTTCACGCCATTCGTATTGCAATCGGGCTCACTCAGGACATTGAATATCGTAACCGTCGCATCGCCGCCAAGATAATCTCTTCGCTTACCGCCAACCGCGCATCGGTGCCCAGCCACGGCAACGTTGCGTCCAAATTGGCTGCTGTTTTCGGGCACAGGGGAAGAAAGCTGAGCTACTTGGACCCAGCCGTCGGATTCACGCTGGAAGTAATAAGCCGAGCCGATGCCTGGTGTATGCGGATGATGGTGGCCCGGTGCACCAACGATGACATCACCATCAACCATTGAAATCGCTGAACCAAATTCATCTCCCAACGTCGTATCGCCCGCGTGGAGTCCAGTTTCTCGCTCCCACTCGGCGGTTTCCCGCCGGTAGAGGTAAACCGTGCCAGGGGCAGGGTCATCCCAGGAGCTACCCGGCGCTCCGACGGCGATGGCGCCCTCAAAAAGTGCGACAGCCGTTCCAAATCTCGACTGGACACCGGCTTCGGAGAGACGGACTTCTTCGAGCCAAGTACTGCCTTCCCGCCGAAAGACGTATGCAACGCCCCATGTCGTATCTGATTCACGGTGGTTCGGTGCACCTATCACGATCAAATTCTCGTGGATGGCGACCGAGGATCCAAACCCCGCCCCATGACGAAAATCCGTTGCAACAATTCTCGCGCTTGCAACCCATTGCATGCCGTCGTTCGTAAAGACATAGGCAGCGCCAGCACGCTTATCGCCGACCCAGTCGTTGGGCGCTCCTACGACTATCGTATTCCCCTCGATTCCAATACTTTCGCCGAAGCCGTCACCCACCGAAGGATTGGGCGACGTCAGCCTCGCGACGAATGCCCAAAGATCGCCTTGCCTTTCAACGACGTAGGCCACCCCCGGTCTGTAATACTGTCCAGCAGGCGCTCCGATCGCGAGTACGTCGCCGTCGGTCGCAATGGACGCGCCAAAGCCGTCATAGGCTTGACCGTGAGCGTCAAAAAGTCGCTGGCGCGGAATCCAGTTGTCGTCGCTTGCGGAAAAAATATGAACAACGCCGGTGTCGGCGGTCGCCCCATCGCCGTAGGGAGCTCCGACGAACATGTAATCTCCGCTGATCGCGAGCGCGTCTCCAAAATATGAATACGGGTCGGCATCAGGCGAGACGATCTCCGCCGTTTGGCATTGCGCGTCGGCGTATGTCGCCAGGAATAGCATGACAATTGACGGTATTAGCCAGCATGTAACAAAGCGGTGCGAATCCATTGGTGTTACCTCCCAATCTCAGTAGGAACCAAACATGCAATTCCTGTGCCACACTCAGATCGTGCCTAGAAACGGCGCGCGAACTTTGTGCAGCCGGGGGAACGCCCCTCGACCGCGGCGCGCGGAATCGCCGAAGCTTGTACAGCGCGATCAAATTGTCGTGAGGAATCGGAACGGGCGGTTAGGACTGGGCGGGGCGGGGGAGCCGCGATGTCACGCAGCCGGAAGGATGGAACTTATGAGGGACGAATGATGAATCGGGTAAATATGATACTCCCGCTTGCCTTTGCCAAGCCGCTCAACCAATTCTCACCAATAAACTATACCCCATATTCGCGGCGTTGGCCAATGAAACCGAAAAAATACCTGCAGGTCAGGTATTCGGGGCTTCTCACGGCCATCCAGGGGCTAGCGGCCCTCGGCCCCCGAGAGGGGCCGCTACCACTACTGTAGTGAGACCGGGTCGACGTCCACGATGATCGTCCGTGCGGGGGCGTGGAGGGTGGCTTCGGCCTTGAAGGCGTCGATGGCGGTCAAGAGCGCGGTTGCGGTGGGGAAGGTCAGGACCAGATCGAAGCGGTAGTTGTCGCGGATGCGGCTTATGGGGGCGGGTAGCGGGCCGAAAAGGTCGACCGCGACGCCGGCGCGCTGGAGCGTGTCGCGGATCGATTCGGCGAGCTTGGCGGCCGCCTTTTGGGCGCGAGTCATCAGCGGGTCGGAGACGACGATTCGCATCATCCGCGTCCACGGGGGGAGTTTCGCCTTGCGGCGTTTGTCCAATTCGGAATTCGCAAAGCCCTCGTAATCCCCGGCGACGGCGTGGCGGATCGGGGCCGTGTCGGCTGCGAACGTCTGCACGACGACATCGCCGCCTACGTCCCCGCGACCGCTGCGACCGGCGACTTGGAGGACGAGTTGGAAGGTTCGCTCCTCGGAGCGGAAATCGTTGAGCGCGAGGGCGGTGTCAGCGGAAATGATGCCGACGAAGGAGACGAAGGGAAAGTCGAGGCCCTTGGCGATCATCTGCGTGCCGACGAGGATGTCGAAGTCGCGCTGCTCAAAGGCGGTCAGCACATCGGCGTAGTCCGCGGGCGTGCGCATGGCGTCGGAGTCCATGCGGCGGACGCGGGCGGCGGGGAATTTCTCGGCCAATTCCTCCTCGACGCGCTGGGTGCCGATGCCGAAGCGGACGATGGGCCCACCGCAGCCGATCTTGGGGCAGATTTCTGGTAGCGTCAGTTTTTCATGACAGTAGTGGCAATGGGCGAGCTGCGTCGTCGCATGAAAGACGAGGTGGACGCTGCAATGCGGGCAGGTCAGCACGGTGCGGCAGCGCGGGCAATGCAAAAAGCCGGCATAACCGCGGCGGTTGAGCAGCAGCACGGCCTGCTCGCCGCGTTCCAACGTCCCGCCGAGATATGCCTCCATCTGGCGCGACAGCATGTGCACGCCTTTGCGAGCCAGGTGTTCTTCGTGCATGTCGACCAGATGGACGCGCGGCATGGCCAGTCCGCGGACGCGCGTGGGCATGCGGATCAGGTGGTAGTGCTTTTTCTCGCGGACGTTTTTCCACGTCTCCAGCGAAGGCGTGGCAGAGCCGAGGACGACGGGGATGCCCTCGAGGTGCGCCCGTTGGACGGCAACGTCGCGGGTGTGGTAGCGCGGGGCCGCCTGGTTTTTGTAGCTCGGCTCGGCCTCCTCGTCGACGATGATCACGCCCAGGTCCGGGCACGGCGCGAAGACGGCGCTACGCGTTCCGATGACGACGCCGATGTGACCGGCCGAAATCGCCGCCCAGGCGCGGGAGCGCTGGACCGACGAAAGACCGCTGTGCAGAGTCGCCACGCGCTCGAAGCGATCCTCCAGTCGGCGGACGGTCTGGGTGGTGAGCGCAATTTCGGGGACGAGCATGATCGCCTGCCGGCCGAGCGAGAGTGCCTGCTTGATGGCACTGACGTAGACCTCCGTCTTGCCGCTGCCGGTCACGCCGAAGAGGAGCTGGACGGAGAACGATCGCGATTCGACGGCAGCGTTGATCTGGGCGATGGCCGCGGTCTGGTCGGGCGTCAGTTCGAATTGAGGTTCGCTTCGGCCAGCCGCAGGCGGGGGCGGCTCGACGGGTTCGAGGATGGTTTCGATCCGAACCAGGCCCTTCTTGCCCAGCGAGGCGACG
It contains:
- a CDS encoding choice-of-anchor Q domain-containing protein, whose product is MAYVVERQGDLWAFVARLTSPNPSVGDGFGESIGIEGNTIVVGAPNDWVGDKRAGAAYVFTNDGMQWVASARIVATDFRHGAGFGSSVAIHENLIVIGAPNHRESDTTWGVAYVFRREGSTWLEEVRLSEAGVQSRFGTAVALFEGAIAVGAPGSSWDDPAPGTVYLYRRETAEWERETGLHAGDTTLGDEFGSAISMVDGDVIVGAPGHHHPHTPGIGSAYYFQRESDGWVQVAQLSSPVPENSSQFGRNVAVAGHRCAVGGKRRDYLGGDATVTIFNVLSEPDCNTNGVNDACELDCNLSGLPDECDIANGTSQDVDGNMIPDECQVTRLYVAAGATGANIGTSWTDAYIDLQEALANAARPGGNIEEIWVTQGIYRPAPPAGDRATSFRLVSGVAMYGGFAGWEDRLDQRDPTANETILSGDLMGDDGLAGENNGENCFHVVTAACAAGSARMDGFAVTAGNANSSSSWPHSYGGGMYLESGDAKVVNCVFRKNFAFSGGGFVSMWPTSIEGCLFEYNSALQGGGLFVGAVIDISGCRFVSNDAINGGGVFAPEYHDLTLKNCALIANGAETGGGAHFEIWLCEPSVVNCTFIANHATVGAGIYRGGYGTYHVMSLTNSILWDNFDAYGKSETAQIYFEDTRVVRLAYSCIQGWSGFFESTSCFGLDPRFVDADGHDHEYGTSDDNLHLRADSPFVDAGDNEAPLLPILDLDGLPRIQQCRVDLGPYESPYFRDCNANAASDACDIAAGVSADLNVDGIPDECESPTPTIIERQVLRAHDNQPGQFFGTTVAISENTAAVGAPAHVADGIESGGVYTFRRNGQGWQQSTLLVPSDGAADDRFGASIALSANTLVVGAPDADGVGASSGAVYIFRRSPSDWIQYTKLQPIDAGPWDRFGTSVAIHKNTIVIGAPLRQCAYVYRFDGLEWIQNAVLRGYETSIAPGFGTSVAIDSSWVVVGSPMESDFGSASGATHVFRRGDADFIHEARLIPPVGRSSDRFGTSLALSGNDLLIGTWRGNYVAVYHYDGVRWFPQARLQASDESASNHFGYAVAFAGQDILVGAQIGWSSGGYVTAYLFRFSGDHWQETMKFVPSESSPSGLGGYSLAGTKRTILVGVVGYGPDESAYIFDPADGVGARMDTHQYVDPD
- the priA gene encoding primosomal protein N', translated to MPRDRFTRSLLDEPQLVSALIATVAPLAPIDKTYSYLVPPEFESILAPGMRVTVPFGRGQRPIEAMCLEVARGKWDTTLKPILKLRDERPVLSNKLLELGRWLARYYSAHLGRTLDLMIPAAAKSRAGWRKVKYVTAASSEIPNSAFRIPNSSQISSPKLPPKQSALLELLESEGGRFPLAELCQRAACTPAVVASLGKKGLVRIETILEPVEPPPPAAGRSEPQFELTPDQTAAIAQINAAVESRSFSVQLLFGVTGSGKTEVYVSAIKQALSLGRQAIMLVPEIALTTQTVRRLEDRFERVATLHSGLSSVQRSRAWAAISAGHIGVVIGTRSAVFAPCPDLGVIIVDEEAEPSYKNQAAPRYHTRDVAVQRAHLEGIPVVLGSATPSLETWKNVREKKHYHLIRMPTRVRGLAMPRVHLVDMHEEHLARKGVHMLSRQMEAYLGGTLERGEQAVLLLNRRGYAGFLHCPRCRTVLTCPHCSVHLVFHATTQLAHCHYCHEKLTLPEICPKIGCGGPIVRFGIGTQRVEEELAEKFPAARVRRMDSDAMRTPADYADVLTAFEQRDFDILVGTQMIAKGLDFPFVSFVGIISADTALALNDFRSEERTFQLVLQVAGRSGRGDVGGDVVVQTFAADTAPIRHAVAGDYEGFANSELDKRRKAKLPPWTRMMRIVVSDPLMTRAQKAAAKLAESIRDTLQRAGVAVDLFGPLPAPISRIRDNYRFDLVLTFPTATALLTAIDAFKAEATLHAPARTIIVDVDPVSLQ